A genomic window from Lotus japonicus ecotype B-129 chromosome 1, LjGifu_v1.2 includes:
- the LOC130734158 gene encoding glucose-6-phosphate isomerase 1, chloroplastic-like, translating into MASISGICSSSPTLNKYQNQTPSSTSFSIRRRTHLLPTFPTRTKLPLTRSVAREAPADLSAVTKHRLEKNPAALWQRYVDWLYQHKDLGLYIDVSRVGFTDEFLLEMEPRFQAAFRAMAELEKGAIANPDEGRMVGHYWLRDSTRAPNSFLKAKIDDTLDAICRFADDIVSGKIKPPSSPEGRFTQILSVGIGGSALGPQFVAEALAPDNPPLKIRFIDNTDPAGIDHQIAQLGSELASTLVIVISKSGGTPETRNGLLEVQKAFREAGLSFPKQGVAITQENSLLDNTARIEGWLARFPMFDWVGGRTSEMSAVGLLPAALQSIDIREMIAGASLMDEATRSTVIRNNPAALLALCWYWATDGVGSKDMVILPYKDSMLLFSRYLQQLVMESLGKEFDLDGNRVNQGLSVYGNKGSTDQHAYIQQLREGVHNFFATFIEVLRDRPPGHDWELEPGVTCGDYLFGMLQGTRSALYANDRESITVTVQEVTPRSVGALIALYERAVGIYASIVNINAYHQPGVEAGKKAAGEVLALQKRVLTVLNEASCKEPVEPLTLEEVADRCHAPEDIEIIYKIIAHMAANDRALIAEGSCGSPRSIKVFLGECNVDELYA; encoded by the exons ATGGCTTCAATCTCAGGCATTTGTTCTTCCTCCCCAACACTCAACAAGTACCAAAACCAAACCCCTTCTTCCACTTCTTTCTCAATACGGCGTCGTACGCACCTCCTCCCCACTTTCCCGACCCGCACCAAACTCCCCCTTACCCGCTCCGTCGCCCGTGAAGCTCCGGCGGACCTCTCCGCCGTCACAAAACACCGCCTCGAGAAGAACCCTGCTGCCCTATGGCAGCGCTACGTTGACTGGCTCTACCAGCACAAGGACCTGGGGCTCTACATCGATGTCAGCCGGGTCGGGTTCACCGACGAGTTTCTGCTCGAGATGGAGCCCCGGTTCCAGGCGGCGTTTCGCGCCATGGCGGAGCTTGAAAAGGGTGCTATTGCTAATCCTGATGAAGGACGCATGGTGGGTCATTACTGGCTCAGGGACTCGACTCGTGCACCCAATTCGTTCCTCAAGGCGAAGATTGATGACACCCTTGATGCCATTTGTAGGTTCGCCGACGATATCGTCTCCGGTAAG ATTAAGCCTCCTTCATCGCCCGAGGGTCGTTTCACTCAGATACTTTCTGTTGGGATTGGTGGTTCTGCTCTTGGACCGCAGTTTGTTGCGGAGGCACTAGCGCCCGATAATCCTCCTCTCAAG ATAAGATTTATTGACAACACAGATCCTGCTGGAATTGATCACCAGATTGCACAACTTGGCTCTGAGCTAGCTTCGACCCTTGTGATAGTGATTTCAAAG AGTGGAGGTACCCCTGAGACCAGAAATGGCTTATTAGAAGTACAGAAGGCCTTTCGTGAAGCAGGATTGAGTTTCCCAAAACAG GGTGTTGCGATAACACAAGAAAATTCTTTGTTGGACAATACTGCAAGAATTGAGGGCTGGTTAGCTAGATTTCCCATGTTTGACTGGGTTGGAGGCAGAacgtcagagatgtctgcagttGGCCTGCTTCCAGCAGCTCTTCAG AGCATTGACATTCGAGAAATGATTGCTGGTGCATCATTGATGGATGAGGCAACCAGGAGCACTGTG ATAAGGAACAATCCTGCAGCTTTGCTGGCTTTATGTTGGTATTGGGCTACAGATGGTGTTGGATCAAAG GATATGGTTATCCTTCCATATAAGGATAGCATGTTATTATTTAGTAGATACTTGCAGCAACTGGTCATGGAATCTCTTGGCAAGGAATTTGACTTGGATGGTAACCGG GTTAATCAAGGACTTAGTGTCTATGGAAATAAAGGAAGCACAGATCAGCATGC CTACATTCAGCAACTGAGGGAAGGTGTGCACAATTTCTTTGCGACATTCATTGAAGTGCTACGTGACAGACCACCTGGTCATGATTGGGAGCTCGAACCAGGTGTTACTTGTGGCGACTACTTGTTTGGTATGCTACAG GGAACAAGGTCAGCACTGTATGCTAATGACCGTGAATCGATCACAGTCACAGTGCAAGAAGTGACACCTAGATCAGTTGGAGCTCTTATTGCACTCTATGAACGAGCAGTTGGGATATATGCCTCAATTGTCAACATAAATGCTTATCATCAACCTG GTGTGGAAGCTGGTAAGAAAGCAGCAGGAGAAGTATTAGCACTTCAGAAGCGGGTATTGACAGTGCTAAATGAGGCTAG cTGCAAGGAGCCTGTTGAACCATTAACACTTGAAGAAGTAGCTGACCGTTGCCACGCTCCAGAAGAT ATTGAAATAATTTACAAGATTATTGCTCATATGGCTGCCAACGATAGAGCACTAATTGCGGAAGGTAGCTGTGGTTCTCCGCGGAGCATCAAGGTTTTTCTTGGCGAGTGTAATGTTGATGAACTGTATGCTTGA